The Aphelocoma coerulescens isolate FSJ_1873_10779 chromosome Z unlocalized genomic scaffold, UR_Acoe_1.0 ChrZ, whole genome shotgun sequence DNA window ttaagagtggaaaaggcatcagcacaaaatggcaaaaacaaagacctttcctaaaatcacccgcaattttattctttgtcaaataatccccttgcagctcttcaaatgtttcagggcagcagtcggcagtgcttgaatagcatcaaaggtcacgggcgtgacacccagctttctcagaattcctgatttctatagaagtacaggtatctagaaaaatacacggaaattcaccgtgagcaggaggaagtggtgctttctgcaggctcctgtcagagctctTGGCCCTCCACAAAGGAACGGGGTGCCTTCCCAACACCCACAAAGTGGGTTTGGACTCCCTGGCCGGCTTTGATCTCcaggtgggagaaaagggaggcccAGTCGAACACCTTTGGGATTAGTTCTAGGTTATGATTCTTTTTGCCCCCAGTCTTTAGCTCCGCTAAAGTTCCATCTGCTTTGGCACATCCATGAGGAAAGTGAGGCAGGTTGGAACCACCGAGGACATCAACACCAGGGACTCCATGTCGAGGGCACgtttgaagagcaaagaaatcaagtgcccttaagtaaaagtgacaaccagctgatttggtttctttgaagtccggtacagaaagaaaagttttcagcaggtgaacaaagcaggctgttcacaagtgccattagaaaccagaaactccacccataaaaacccaacctgcaggatttcaaccctgctttctcgacagtggacgtggcactcagtgccatggcctggttctcagggtgctgttaggtcataactttattaccctgcaggtgacactcgagggccatcaggggtgaccgagtgtcccctgcagtgccaaggtccggccaggccaggcgcggggaccgggctggccacgcccctttcttCGTTacccacgcccctttcctcgttggccacgcccctttcgacCATCAACCGCCCCTTCGGCTCAGGCTCCGCCCCCACGCGCCCTCCGCAGCTCTcattggccgccgccgtcccctcgcgcccagcgccacctctcattggctgccgccgtcgcctcgtgccggctgcgctttgccattggctgcgggcgccgctgttgttgttcgtgctgttcctggcagcaggagcggcccggggctcacctggcaccTCTCGTCCCCTCTCTTCGCCACTTAGCGCATCTTATCGCCTCTGGGCCCTTCTTAGCACCTCTCACCTCTtagctctcttcccctcccactccttaccatctcttgccacctgtcccctgtcccctggcgcCGCTCTCTTGCCGCAGCTCGAtcgtcgctcgctcgctcgctccctgcccgggccatgtcactgtgcggcggccgcgggctgcccgggctggcggccatctccccgctgccctcgccgggcacggccccgctcacgcCGCTGGACAAGGGTgacccggcgggccccgccaggtgagggggtggccgagggccagcggctgggaggggctttggccgcCCGCCGCACGCGGGACTGCCCCGACGGGACACGGCTGctccgcgcggggctcggcggcggggccgtgccaaagggggctggcacgctttggggatcccctgctgcagctcctgcccccggcccggcagggccACAAGGGGCGAGGCCCAAGCGGGCCGCTGACACTGCCCCGTCCtgaccgcccgcaggcaccgggacaccccgaagcggggccacggggggctgcccctgccgcggctgtggCACACGCCGTCCCCGCAGCCGCTGGCCTCGGACTGTGGCCGCCACTCGCTCTCTTGCCAGCCCCCGGATGCAGGTGAGGGATGCGGCTGCTCCgtccccgggcgctgcccgggcctgggctcctgcagagggtgttagcctaaggggacagggctgtggcgggagggcttggccgaggggctggcgaggggctcgaggcggggcagctggtggggagggatgggcgggagcctagagctgcgctggccggggcgcagccgggaagcgctgcggtgacagcctgctccgggggacacgcgacattccatgggcagcggTGCTCGCAGGGCCGTTGGCACCCGCCTGCTGGGGGACTCCGTGCCCGGCCCCGAagtgcccggggccccgggctgggggcaggaggccgatccccgcagcggggctactagcccagtgccttgttcccgcaggactggagccggacttccccacgcagcagaagcccgcggccgcgcaggaagagtgagcggccccatgcccgtgtcctcccggggacaccccctgtccctcccccgcgcagcagggcccgctctcagcctcgctggcggctgtgcagccagctgtgagccccaggctgtgcctgggcggTGGCAAGCTGGCCTGCTTGGGCGGCGACGTGGATGCCaccgccactgaccccatctctgctctccccacagctcccagagaacgATGCCGGCGTTCGGGAGAGCGCTCAAAGAGTAAgtgcaggggctctgtccctgccgcaggacatgaatgccgggctgtccccgtgcccaggctgtccctgtcccacagccaaaagccaggctgtccccgttccccctgctggggtcccgctcaggccgttggtgtttcctcagtgcctggaggtggttttgccccaggtccctttggggagctgtgacagccccgggtgggggggggggcgtctCACCCCGCCCTGAGCAcgtgggggacagaggtggcaatggcagaggggtgggactcagcggcccaggccacctgctgtcatttgaccctttcctctgccggctcttgcagcaggaagctccttCGGCAGAGGATGCACGCGTTGCCGgtgagtgctggaggctgcgcagggctgagcagagcgaggcaggatcctgccgagtccctgggcgagccgggacgaggaggatggaggcaggagagggggcagggctggtgcgcaCCTCTCACCgctggctgtcccacaggcgtggcagcgggacggcagccgcgtcctgaaggacatctcgcagctgcaggagcgcagggacagagcgcggcggcgccgcagggagcccgaggatgaggtgaggggggcagcgagagctggggggcagggaggggacagaggggtgctgacgccgtgtcccccccgctgcaggagggctttgtggccaagaagctgccgaggccgggccagcggagccatggggccgccaggagggagccccttgccgagagcccctgggccgcatcagagctgctggtgagagaggctggagggctcgggagggcagcagcgatgggtgatgccggggctgcacgcgtgggagctgccgctccgagctgcccgcgtggcctggagagctgcggaggtgggagatggccgggccggggggtcacggggacagcccgtgcgtctccaaagctggaaggcaccggcaggtggtggatggagctcgcctatgggatccgtgcctgcctgcggctgggaagcagctggcaggacttgtgcccatttcacgatctcctctgcctgtgccccaagtctccccagctgctgccctggcagagcgatgccaccgtgccccaggagaaggagaacgtGGTGAGCACGCCGGTGATgagcaaggaggaggcaaagctggtacgtgggagcctttgggaagtggacagagccccacaatcccctcttggggtctccactggggcgtctggggccgctgcttggtgagcagcagcagcccagagactgtgggcttgtcttggtcacggggagcgggagcctcggccgctgccctgctggtgctggggcttgccagagcgccaggcagcagcgcgggctctccccacagcggCCGGGGAAGCGCAGCCAGTGCCGGCAGCTGTCCCGCTCGCCCTCGGAGCCGGGCAGTGTCGCCAGGCCCGTCCTGAAGCGGGGACAGCCCTCGGACAGCGACAGCCCTGTGGAGGCCAAGCGGCAGAGGAGGGTggccggcagccctggccaggaggcgtcgctggagccggtgggtgctggggaaggtgtgggctgagagccagcgtgtccctggcgggcctgggccccggcccggctctggcagagccgctgctgacatttgggggtgtctctggctggtgcctcggcagggagcgtggctggagccttcccgctccgcccggcgtGAGGAGCTCGAGAACCTGCTGGCCAACGATGACCAGGAGCTCATCGGGGATTTCTCCAAGGTAGGGCCACgaggatggggcaggtgagggggtgcccCCATCATTCGGAACggggagcatggctggagccccgcagcgctgtgagagcccaaagcgagctggtggcccatgcctggggccacggggccttggggccgtgacttgccagcctgcagcatcgctgcggtgcatgaagagccccatggccgctcctctgctccagccgtgtggcacagccccgtctatgtggcccttgccctcccgcgggggcacagctggccgctcgggggcttgtgggctggggcgacaggttgcaggcctgggaggtgtccttggaatggggctgagcccagagcctgtctgttgcagcctcacctcctgccGACGGTGGAGGGTAAGGAGCCGGGCCTGAAGTACATCTCCCCTGAGACGGtaagggggctgcagcccctccccggcccccccgaggggctgcctgcctgctctcgccctgtcccccggctgtccccccctttggtgacgcgctccccccgcagctggcggcggtgctggcggggcacttcagcagcagcatcgagAGCAGCCTCGTCGTGGACTGCCGCTATCCCTACGAGTACGAGGGGGGCCACGTCAAGGTCAGAAGCCCCTCGTGGCCCTGGGGCCGGGAGGAAGGGCGGGGTCCGAAGCACCCTCGGAGGTGCTGAGCCCACGGCGAGGGCTCGAGCAGCCCCCCCGGAGGGCACTGAGCCGCCCGGTggggtggagcagcccctgggcagtgccgagccaccccctgaagggctggttcgcagctgcaaggaggagggtgaCGGTGTCCCAGGACCGCGGGtgacggtgctgctgggggaggcttgggggcagcgtccttgagtcgctgcacaaaatgcaatgggacacggagggggaaaaggcgccTTCTCTGCCTCGCCAGGGCGCTGTCAACCTGCCGCTGCAGCGGGACGTGGAGGaatcgctgctggagcagcccatcgtgcccctggactccagcaggagggtgatcgtcatcttccactgcgagttctctgttgagcgggggcccaaaatgtgagtgatggcccggggggcccgctgggctctgccagccgcgGATCCCGGCACGGGGGTGATGCCGCGCGTTTTGTCCGTGGCACAGGTGCAAGTTCCTGCGGGAGAGGGATCGCCGCTGCCACGAGTACCCCCAGCTGCACTACCCCGAGCTGTACGTGCTGAAGGGCGGCTACCGGGAGTTCTTCCTCCAGTTCCCGGTGAgtgccgtccccgtgtcccctcggtggcAGGCGGTCGGCGCcgagagggaagaagtggcgggggcacacggcggtggcgaggggcagctgtggctctgagcatcctcgccgccacgggcggggatctgcagggccggcggctgctgtgctgcgggggctgacggagccgtccgtggcttgcagagccactgcgagccccgggactatcggcccatgctgcactccgcgttcaaggaggagctgcgcaagttccgcgggcagaggcggctccgcgagcgcggccggcgggcgctcttcagccgcgggcgggacctgtgagcgcccgggggtctctcagccgcgtcggggcagcgctggagctgggaacggaggAAGGCTTCCCTTGGCTGCGGATGCGCCTCGCCTGCTCGCTCGGGTTTGCTGcgatggctttggggtggtagtttttgttcagagcggttttgcgtttgttcgttgcaaatatttttgtgtttgttcgttgttgcaaatatttttttgttcgttgttcgaaatattttgtgtttgtttgttgttataaatatttttgcgtttgtttgttgttctaaatacttttgtgtttgtttccggTTAGGAATAGTTTTGTGTTCGTTGTTATCAATATTTCTGAGTGTCTCCGTTGTTAGGATTGTTCGCTGCAGTCTCTGTTAATAAAGTCCGattgcaggagaacaaaggcgtgtcctgagctctcgctgcccgcaccaggctgctgcaggggtgggagcccccgatgcggggctggtgggatggccaggccgggctggagggctctgccgggggtctggggacaggggcagctgctggcaggggacagggctgaggtgctggcttccttgtggggcgtggtgacttccccagggacacgtgggcaagcgttggccccgtggctgctgttcctgcgtgctgggctggcagcagcatggcccCGGACCTCCACGGGACCCTCTTTCCTGAGCatgctgggcttgcaggcaggacccgtgggacacttggggtggtgacatggcacccctctccctgggacccccacagccaggatcctgtcttttcttagggggactcctgaactttgcagcacccccagggctggcacagccgttGCTGAGGGGAGCCCGGGCTCAGTAGGACTCgcagaactgtggcagccccgttttgggggtcagggctcatcaggacactcaggaccatcaaccccccaaattctgagatcctcctgtagtgattacaccccctctccacgggacccccgcggtaatgacagccctcttgagtggggctgggctcatcaggagccccggggctttaacacctcaccgccctgcctgggagccccaaagccgTGTTATGTCTCTTTGTAGAGGGCTCTTCtggcctttgcagcacccccagggctggcacaattcctttttgggggacagggctcgctgggaggccgagggatgtggcaccttgaaggggtgggtgtccttaacaccagggtcccccattctctctcgggcaagtggcctcccagtgccaagtgcttcagtcacccttggggcacccatcctcccctccacttccctgtgttcctgatgagctgaagtcactcctggatgccccaggggggcttctccatgccctcccttccccagccaggtgacaggggcctggttatgggtgttgggcctggcctttgctttgctttgtgccccaccagagaatccatctctggccaaaattgccctggctcctgcctgcacctccttggccccatatccacatcctgctccatcccaaactgccaatgggctcctggatcagctcctgcctcacggacaatcctggtttgaaagtctgacaaggagcactggcacacacacgggcaaagaggcgtgtcctctactgaagaagaccttggggggggggtgagtaatcagaggactttggggtgccaggaaggccacacagctgagtagctcaagcagaaaacagcaacgccaatgagaagtcacaagagcaaaacagaggactgcactgatgccatgaagatttttgccttttcttttatacccgttatacccttttacaacttctctattcctagtgctttttccccacagtcttggacttgcttgtcaagctaagagactaaacattttagaagcttcgtagctagggatcagtgtgccccagagcccaaggtcctctccagaacacattctgtaaagcaagatagaaccaaacaggggaaggttccttggggaggggggctcacttgagcctctcattggggaatctttgatagttatgctaattagtaaaacctataatgttatacccaatgttgggggagagggggacacagagagtctcggcggggtgcatctcgatgcatatgacctggacgtgtacacctaagaatccttaaaaacgaacaccaaggtaaaatcccttttccccttctaaccatgtatgactcttgattttaagagtggaaaaggcatcagcacaaaatggcaaaaacaaagacctttcctaaaatcacccgcaattttattctttgtcaaataatccccttgcagctcttcaaatgtttcagggcagcagtcggcagtgcttgaatagcatcaaaggtcacgggcgtgacacccagctttctcagaattcctgatttctatagaagtacaggtatctagaaaaatacacggaaattcaccgtgagcaggaggaagtggtgctttctgcaggctcctgtcagagctctTGGCCCTCCACAAAGGAACGGGGTGCCTTCCCAACACCCACAAAGTGGGTTTGGACTCCCTGGCCGGCTTTGATCTCcaggtgggagaaaagggaggcccAGTCGAACACCTTTGGGATTAGTTCTAGGTTATGATTCTTTTTGCCCCCAGTCTTTAGCTCCGCTAAAGTTCCATCTGCTTTGGCACATCCATGAGGAAAGTGAGGCAGGTTGGAACCACCGAGGACATCAACACCAGGGACTCCATGTCGAGGGCACgtttgaagagcaaagaaatcaagtgcccttaagtaaaagtgacaaccagctgatttggtttctttgaagtccggtacagaaagaaaagttttcagcaggtgaacaaagcaggctgttcacaagtgccattagaaaccagaaactccacccataaaaacccaacctgcaggatttcaaccctgctttctcgacagtggacgtggcactcagtgccatggcctggttctcagggtgctgttaggtcataactttattaccctgcaggtgacactcgagggccatcaggggtgaccgagtgtcccctgcagtgccaaggtccggccaggccaggcgcggggaccgggctggccacgcccctttcctcgttggccacgcccctttcctcgttggccacgcccctttcttcgttagccacgcccctttcctcgttggccacgcccctttcgacCATCAACCGCCCCTTCGGCTCAGGCTCCGCCCCCACGCGCCCTCCGCAGCTCTcattggccgccgccgtcccctcgcgcccagcgccacctctcattggctgccgccgtcgcctcgtgccggctgcgctttgccattggctgcgggcgccgctgttgttgttcgtgctgttcctggcagcaggagcggcccggggctcacctggcaccTCTCGTCCCCTCTCTTCGCCACTTAGCGCATCTTATCGCCTCTGGGCCCTTCTTAGCACCTCTCACCTCTtagctctcttcccctcccactccttaccatctcttgccacctgtcccctgtcccctggcgcCGCTCTCTTGCCGCAGCTCGAtcgtcgctcgctcgctcgctccctgcccgggccatgtcactgtgcggcggccgcgggctgcccgggctggcggccatctccccgctgccctcgccgggcacggccccgctcacgcCGCTGGACAAGGGTgacccggcgggccccgccaggtgagggggtggccgagggccagcggctgggaggggctttggccgcCCGCCGCACGCGGGACTGCCCCGACGGGACACGGCTGctccgcgcggggctcggcggcggggccgtgccaaagggggctggcacgctttggggatcccctgctgcagctcctgcccccggcccggcagggccACAAGGGGCGAGGCCCAAGCGGGCCGCTGACACTGCCCCGTCCtgaccgcccgcaggcaccgggacaccccgaagcggggccacggggggctgcccctgccgcggctgtggCACACGCCGTCCCCGCAGCCGCTGGCCTCGGACTGTGGCCGCCACTCGCTCTCTTGCCAGCCCCCGGATGCAGGTGAGGGATGCGGCTGCTCCgtccccgggcgctgcccgggcctgggctcctgcagagggtgttagcctaaggggacagggctgtggcgggagggcttggccgaggggctggcgaggggctcgaggcggggcagctggtggggagggatgggcgggagcctagagctgcgctggccggggcgcagccgggaagcgctgcggtgacagcctgctccgggggacacgcgacattccatgggcagcggTGCTCGCAGGGCCGTTGGCACCCGCCTGCTGGGGGACTCCGTGCCCGGCCCCGAagtgcccggggccccgggctgggggcaggaggccgatccccgcagcggggctactagcccagtgccttgttcccgcaggactggagccggacttccccacgcagcagaagcccgcggccgcgcaggaagagtgagcggccccatgcccgtgtcctcccggggacaccccctgtccctcccccgcgcagcagggcccgctctcagcctcgctggcggctgtgcagccagctgtgagccccaggctgtgcctgggcggTGGCAAGCTGGCCTGCTTGGGCGGCGACGTGGATGCCaccgccactgaccccatctctgctctccccacagctcccagagaacgATGCCGGCGTTCGGGAGAGCGCTCAAAGAGTAAgtgcaggggctctgtccctgccgc harbors:
- the LOC138103888 gene encoding M-phase inducer phosphatase 2-like; translated protein: MPAFGRALKDRKLLRQRMHALPSPQLLPWQSDATVPQEKENVVSTPVMSKEEAKLSARQQRGLSPQRPGKRSQCRQLSRSPSEPGSVARPVLKRGQPSDSDSPVEAKRQRRVAGSPGQEASLEPGAWLEPSRSARREELENLLANDDQELIGDFSKPHLLPTVEGKEPGLKYISPETLAAVLAGHFSSSIESSLVVDCRYPYEYEGGHVKGAVNLPLQRDVEESLLEQPIVPLDSSRRVIVIFHCEFSVERGPKMCKFLRERDRRCHEYPQLHYPELYVLKGGYREFFLQFPSHCEPRDYRPMLHSAFKEELRKFRGQRRLRERGRRALFSRGRDL